Proteins from a single region of Thiomicrorhabdus sp. Kp2:
- a CDS encoding phospholipid-binding protein MlaC: MSFKLSQSFKLFLTMVFVALFNSSAFAEVELINQDDPQAMVLALSNKVIAELNTNREALESDPAQVKVFATSFVLPYIDTEKMARYVMGKHWRTATDKQKTEFVNAFTNTLIRSYSQSLLKLNIDSVEVKNAQQEKPGRVTVASSVLQSDGNKSDVIYRVYLNKTTQKWMLYDVAVEGISMLLSYRKAYDSDISKKGLDEVITEMQSKNADFNGNA, encoded by the coding sequence GTGTCTTTTAAGCTCTCTCAAAGTTTTAAACTGTTTTTAACAATGGTTTTTGTTGCGCTATTCAATAGCTCTGCATTTGCTGAAGTGGAGTTAATTAATCAAGATGATCCACAAGCGATGGTGTTGGCGTTGTCAAATAAAGTCATCGCCGAGTTAAATACAAATCGTGAGGCTTTGGAGAGTGATCCAGCTCAGGTTAAGGTATTTGCAACCTCTTTTGTTTTGCCTTATATCGATACAGAGAAAATGGCGCGATATGTTATGGGAAAACATTGGCGAACAGCAACGGATAAGCAAAAAACGGAGTTTGTTAACGCTTTTACTAATACATTGATTCGCTCCTATTCACAAAGTTTGCTTAAACTAAATATTGATTCTGTTGAAGTAAAAAATGCGCAACAAGAGAAACCAGGTCGAGTTACGGTGGCTTCGAGCGTTTTGCAGTCTGATGGCAATAAATCGGATGTTATCTATCGTGTTTATTTAAATAAAACCACTCAAAAGTGGATGCTTTATGATGTAGCGGTAGAGGGCATCAGTATGCTGTTAAGTTACCGTAAAGCGTATGATTCAGATATCTCTAAAAAAGGTTTGGATGAGGTGATTACAGAGATGCAGTCAAAAAACGCTGACTTTAATGGTAACGCTTAA
- a CDS encoding calcium/sodium antiporter: MLTALLLPSILLIIGLALLVWSSDIFIEGAASTAKHHNISPLVIGVVVLGFGTSMPEVVVAVLASLDNSPGLAVGNAVGSNIANIALVLGATALIAPIAVKSSILKRELPVLLAISIGAYLLVLDGYLTVIDGAILVVALILVMFWMIKANKSINPSDPLAKETKSELDELPELSKEKALAYLLGGLVILMISAKMMVSGAESIAHFFEVPDVVIGLTIIAIGTSLPELAAAIAAARKNEADLMIGNILGSNLFNILAVLAVPALLAPAALDKDVLNIDIPIMLGFTLLMLLMAIPRKGGAVIYKTKGFLLVSLFVAYLILLYFRSTAV, translated from the coding sequence ATGTTAACAGCGCTATTGCTACCCAGCATACTTCTCATTATTGGATTAGCACTCCTCGTATGGAGTTCTGATATCTTTATTGAAGGTGCTGCCAGCACAGCGAAACACCATAACATTTCGCCTTTGGTTATCGGTGTAGTGGTACTTGGTTTTGGTACTTCCATGCCCGAAGTTGTGGTGGCTGTTCTCGCCTCTTTAGATAACAGCCCTGGCCTGGCTGTCGGTAATGCCGTTGGTTCAAACATTGCCAATATTGCCTTAGTACTTGGTGCAACCGCGTTAATAGCACCTATCGCAGTAAAGTCATCTATTCTAAAACGCGAACTTCCTGTACTTCTAGCCATTTCTATTGGCGCTTACCTTCTTGTTTTAGATGGTTACCTAACGGTTATTGATGGTGCGATATTAGTTGTCGCACTAATATTAGTCATGTTTTGGATGATTAAGGCAAATAAATCAATAAACCCTAGTGACCCTCTTGCAAAAGAGACAAAAAGTGAATTAGATGAACTCCCTGAACTGAGCAAAGAAAAAGCACTCGCTTACCTATTAGGCGGTCTGGTTATTTTAATGATAAGCGCCAAAATGATGGTTTCTGGTGCTGAAAGCATTGCCCATTTTTTTGAAGTGCCTGATGTTGTCATCGGTTTAACCATTATTGCCATTGGCACAAGCTTGCCAGAACTTGCTGCTGCCATTGCCGCAGCCCGTAAAAATGAAGCCGACTTAATGATTGGTAACATTCTTGGTTCCAACCTATTCAACATTCTGGCCGTTTTAGCTGTACCAGCTTTATTAGCGCCCGCAGCACTAGATAAAGATGTCTTAAATATCGATATACCCATTATGCTTGGCTTCACACTGCTTATGTTGTTGATGGCTATCCCACGAAAAGGTGGCGCTGTCATCTATAAAACTAAAGGGTTCCTCCTAGTTTCTCTTTTCGTTGCTTACTTAATCTTACTTTACTTCCGCTCGACAGCTGTTTAA
- the mlaE gene encoding lipid asymmetry maintenance ABC transporter permease subunit MlaE: MSQQINKQPVFGLKLLQELGKKTLNILGSFGRGAFFLVSLFPAIPYSLWRIDLLTKQIYVAGVLSLPIILTAGLFVGMVLSLQGYNVLVDYNSEEAVGTMTALSLLRELGPVVAALLFAGRAGSALTAEIGLMRSTEQISALEMMAIDPLKYIYAPRFTAAIIALPLLTLLFTALGIIGGYMVAVGWLGVDEGSFWSQMNSHVDWQEDVMNGIIKSIAFAILIAIIALYQGFDAIPTSEGVSGATTRTVVHSSLGVLGLDFILTTLMFN; this comes from the coding sequence ATGAGTCAACAAATCAATAAACAACCTGTTTTTGGATTAAAACTTTTACAGGAGCTGGGTAAAAAAACCTTAAATATCCTTGGTTCGTTTGGTCGTGGGGCGTTCTTTTTAGTATCGTTATTTCCTGCCATACCTTACTCTTTGTGGCGTATCGATTTATTAACTAAACAGATTTATGTGGCAGGGGTGTTATCCCTGCCTATCATCCTTACAGCAGGTCTATTTGTTGGTATGGTTCTAAGCCTGCAAGGCTACAATGTTTTAGTGGACTATAATTCAGAAGAAGCGGTGGGAACCATGACCGCTTTATCTCTGTTGCGTGAACTTGGTCCAGTGGTTGCCGCACTGTTATTTGCAGGTAGAGCGGGTTCAGCACTAACGGCAGAAATTGGTTTAATGCGCTCAACAGAACAGATATCCGCATTAGAAATGATGGCAATTGATCCTCTTAAATATATCTATGCTCCACGCTTCACCGCAGCGATTATTGCGCTACCTTTACTAACTCTGTTATTTACCGCATTAGGTATTATTGGCGGCTATATGGTTGCCGTAGGTTGGTTGGGGGTTGATGAGGGCTCTTTTTGGTCACAAATGAATAGCCATGTTGATTGGCAAGAGGATGTAATGAACGGCATTATTAAATCGATTGCATTTGCGATTTTGATTGCCATCATTGCTTTGTATCAAGGGTTTGATGCTATTCCAACCTCTGAGGGCGTGAGTGGTGCAACCACTCGAACCGTGGTGCACAGTTCATTGGGTGTACTTGGGCTAGACTTTATTTTAACGACATTGATGTTTAATTAA
- a CDS encoding ABC transporter ATP-binding protein, which yields MALAVQFNNVVKDYAELQALKGVSFDVEEGAFFGLLGPNGAGKSTLINAMSGLVVPTSGNIQVQGYDVIDDYRHTRRLLGLVPQELIADPFFSIKELLELQSGYFGMKGPQQKKWINELLERLALADKADANTSQLSGGMKRRVLIAMALVHKPKVLVLDEPTAGVDVDLRRTLWEFTKELHQQGHTIILTTHYLEEAEALCDRVAIMQKGQIKALDNTQALLSKHPYRYLRVNVAKLANELTGSLADLLVEKEHNSYVFQIDKNSSMAEVLGLIEKAGLDVTDVSSRDATLEEVFLDLTSEGVA from the coding sequence ATGGCATTAGCTGTTCAATTTAACAATGTGGTTAAAGATTACGCTGAATTACAAGCATTGAAAGGCGTTTCTTTTGATGTGGAAGAGGGCGCTTTTTTTGGTTTATTAGGCCCTAATGGGGCAGGTAAATCGACTTTAATCAATGCGATGTCTGGTTTGGTAGTGCCTACTTCGGGCAATATTCAAGTTCAAGGTTATGATGTGATTGATGATTATCGCCACACTCGTCGCCTATTGGGGTTAGTGCCACAAGAGTTAATTGCGGATCCATTTTTTTCAATTAAAGAGTTGCTTGAGTTGCAGTCGGGTTATTTTGGTATGAAAGGCCCCCAGCAAAAAAAATGGATTAATGAACTTTTAGAACGTTTAGCACTGGCGGATAAAGCGGATGCTAATACCAGTCAGCTTTCTGGGGGGATGAAACGTCGTGTTCTGATTGCCATGGCGTTGGTGCATAAACCTAAGGTTTTGGTGTTAGATGAGCCTACCGCAGGTGTGGATGTGGATTTACGCAGAACCTTATGGGAATTCACCAAAGAGCTACACCAACAAGGGCATACGATTATCTTAACCACCCACTATTTAGAAGAGGCGGAAGCCTTGTGTGACAGAGTGGCCATTATGCAAAAAGGCCAAATAAAGGCGCTAGATAATACCCAAGCGTTATTATCAAAACATCCCTATCGCTATCTGCGAGTTAATGTGGCTAAATTGGCCAATGAGTTAACGGGATCTTTAGCGGATTTATTGGTTGAAAAAGAGCACAATAGCTATGTATTTCAAATTGATAAAAATAGTTCAATGGCAGAGGTCTTGGGCTTGATTGAAAAGGCAGGTTTAGATGTTACCGATGTCAGCAGTCGAGATGCTACTTTGGAAGAGGTGTTTTTAGATTTAACTTCTGAGGGGGTGGCGTAA
- a CDS encoding Nif3-like dinuclear metal center hexameric protein, which translates to MLRQELQDYLQSYLKVNDFKDYAPNGLQVEGCEQIKTIVTGVTACQALIDQAIDLNADAILVHHGYFWKSEPEVITGFKQKRIKSLLLNDINLFGYHLPLDAHEELGNNALLGQLWGLTDITPLPGLVRLGELPESVSIEEFKTMVSHSLQRDALHLPGGKELVRRIAWCSGGAQGYIDQAIEWGADVYISGEVSEQTTHLAKECGLHYLSAGHHATERLGIKALGEHLEKKFDLQCFFVDIENPV; encoded by the coding sequence ATGTTACGACAAGAGTTGCAAGATTATTTACAAAGCTACTTGAAGGTAAACGATTTTAAAGATTACGCCCCCAATGGTTTGCAGGTTGAGGGTTGTGAGCAGATAAAAACAATCGTGACGGGTGTCACAGCCTGTCAGGCATTAATTGATCAAGCGATTGATTTAAATGCCGATGCAATTTTGGTACATCACGGCTATTTTTGGAAAAGTGAGCCAGAGGTCATTACTGGTTTTAAGCAAAAGCGTATCAAAAGCTTACTACTTAATGATATTAACCTCTTTGGTTATCACTTGCCGTTAGATGCCCATGAAGAGTTGGGTAATAATGCCTTATTAGGTCAGTTATGGGGGCTTACCGATATTACTCCTTTACCAGGCCTGGTAAGATTAGGAGAGTTACCAGAATCAGTCTCTATTGAAGAATTTAAAACCATGGTATCTCACAGTTTACAGCGTGATGCTTTGCACTTGCCTGGTGGTAAAGAGTTGGTAAGACGTATTGCTTGGTGCAGTGGTGGAGCGCAAGGTTATATAGACCAAGCGATTGAGTGGGGTGCTGATGTTTATATTAGCGGTGAAGTCTCTGAGCAGACCACCCATCTAGCCAAAGAGTGTGGTCTGCATTATCTATCAGCAGGGCATCATGCTACAGAGCGTTTGGGGATTAAAGCATTGGGTGAACATTTAGAGAAAAAGTTTGATTTACAGTGTTTTTTTGTTGATATTGAAAATCCAGTGTAA
- a CDS encoding lipid asymmetry maintenance protein MlaB, with protein sequence MTTTNEGKLIHWDSVESKLVLPAQLGINQLAALIKENGWLSLPVKKVDFSQVIKADSAIFAVLLIWSSNLDEKLQVIQLPEDLQTLIKLYDLDEVLALV encoded by the coding sequence ATGACAACGACGAATGAAGGCAAATTAATTCATTGGGATTCAGTCGAGTCCAAACTGGTTTTACCTGCTCAATTAGGCATAAATCAATTGGCTGCTTTAATAAAGGAGAATGGTTGGCTAAGTTTACCCGTTAAAAAAGTAGACTTTAGTCAGGTTATTAAAGCGGATAGCGCAATATTTGCGGTGTTATTAATTTGGTCGTCTAATTTAGATGAAAAATTACAGGTCATTCAGCTGCCAGAAGATTTGCAAACACTCATTAAATTATATGATTTAGATGAGGTGTTGGCCTTGGTATAG
- the hisD gene encoding histidinol dehydrogenase yields MLNIRRLSANAEGFREELDRLLAWETVSNDSVNDIVKEVVNNVRTQGDAALLEYTARFDRLTLNSGAELEISKERLHAALERIPAEQRDALQLSADRVRDYHEKQVQNSWTYEEANGTMLGQQVTPLDSVGLYVPGGKAAYPSSVIMNAIPAKVAGVEKLIMVVPTPDGEVNDMVLAAAAICEVDAVFTLGGAQAVAALAYGTETVPAVDKIVGPGNIFVATAKRMVFGTVGIDMIAGPSEILVYCDGKTNPDWIAVDLFSQAEHDEDAQSILVTQDAEFAEKVYESMNRLLPTMPREKIIRTALDDRGAIIVVDNEEQAIEMINVIAPEHLELSVDDPKALLPKIRHAGAIFMGRFTAEALGDYCAGPNHVLPTSRTARFSSPLGVYDFQKRSSLIMCSPEGSNELGKVAGILADGEGLQAHAMSARYRVTD; encoded by the coding sequence ATGCTTAATATTCGTCGTTTATCTGCTAATGCAGAAGGTTTTAGAGAGGAATTAGATCGTTTACTAGCATGGGAAACGGTCTCTAATGATTCAGTTAACGATATCGTTAAAGAAGTGGTGAATAACGTTCGTACTCAAGGTGATGCTGCATTACTAGAGTACACGGCACGTTTTGACCGTTTAACCTTAAACTCTGGTGCCGAGTTGGAAATCTCTAAAGAGCGTTTACACGCCGCTTTAGAAAGGATTCCTGCTGAGCAGCGTGATGCACTTCAGCTGTCTGCTGATCGCGTTCGCGACTATCACGAAAAACAAGTACAAAATTCTTGGACCTATGAAGAAGCTAATGGAACGATGCTGGGGCAGCAAGTGACACCTCTTGATAGTGTTGGTCTTTATGTGCCAGGTGGTAAAGCCGCTTATCCTTCATCAGTAATTATGAATGCCATTCCTGCAAAAGTAGCAGGGGTTGAGAAATTAATCATGGTTGTGCCAACGCCAGATGGTGAAGTGAACGATATGGTATTAGCTGCAGCCGCTATTTGTGAAGTGGATGCCGTATTTACCTTAGGTGGTGCTCAAGCGGTTGCCGCTTTAGCTTACGGTACTGAAACGGTTCCAGCTGTGGATAAAATTGTAGGGCCTGGTAATATCTTTGTGGCTACCGCAAAACGTATGGTATTTGGTACAGTTGGTATCGATATGATTGCTGGGCCATCTGAAATCTTAGTTTATTGTGATGGTAAGACCAATCCAGATTGGATTGCGGTTGACCTGTTCTCACAAGCTGAGCATGATGAAGATGCACAGTCTATTTTGGTTACTCAAGACGCTGAGTTTGCTGAAAAGGTTTACGAAAGTATGAATCGTTTACTGCCAACGATGCCACGTGAAAAAATTATTCGCACCGCATTAGATGACCGTGGGGCGATTATTGTTGTAGATAATGAAGAGCAAGCGATTGAGATGATTAATGTTATCGCTCCTGAGCATTTGGAGCTATCAGTTGATGACCCTAAAGCATTGCTACCAAAGATTCGCCACGCTGGGGCTATCTTTATGGGGCGTTTCACGGCTGAAGCCTTAGGTGATTATTGTGCAGGTCCTAACCACGTGTTGCCAACTTCACGTACCGCTCGTTTTTCATCACCATTGGGTGTATATGACTTTCAGAAGCGTTCGAGCTTGATTATGTGTTCACCTGAAGGTTCTAATGAACTAGGTAAGGTTGCAGGTATTCTAGCAGATGGTGAAGGCTTACAAGCGCACGCTATGTCAGCACGTTACCGTGTAACGGATTAA
- a CDS encoding ABC transporter permease, producing the protein MLSSLFSMFSFNFTGFWALFIKEIRRFYSVVVQTVFAPVVSTLLYLLVFGQVIASQIETYSGLSYSQFLIPGLVMMAILQNAFSNSSSSLIQSKMHGNLTFVLLSPISPFELYMAFVAASIVRGVAVGLGILVIGIMWFDLTWHQPLWIIVFAVLSAAMMGGLGMLAGIVSEKYDHLAAFQNFIIMPLTFLSGVFYSIHALPEVWQQASHFNPFFYMVDGFRYGFFEQSDVSVYLSLAVTSFFVILVSAINLILLNKGVKIRQ; encoded by the coding sequence ATGTTGTCTAGTTTATTCTCTATGTTTAGCTTTAATTTTACGGGATTTTGGGCTCTGTTTATTAAAGAGATTCGCCGTTTTTATTCTGTGGTGGTGCAAACGGTTTTTGCCCCAGTGGTATCAACCCTATTATATTTATTGGTTTTTGGCCAAGTTATCGCTTCACAAATTGAAACCTATTCAGGATTATCATACAGCCAGTTCTTGATACCAGGCCTGGTAATGATGGCGATATTGCAAAATGCATTTTCAAATAGTTCATCGAGTTTAATTCAGTCAAAAATGCACGGCAACTTAACCTTTGTGTTACTGAGCCCAATCTCACCTTTTGAGTTGTATATGGCCTTTGTAGCAGCCTCAATTGTTCGTGGTGTTGCAGTGGGTTTAGGTATTTTAGTCATTGGTATTATGTGGTTTGATTTAACTTGGCATCAACCCCTTTGGATTATTGTTTTTGCCGTATTAAGTGCAGCTATGATGGGGGGATTAGGCATGTTAGCAGGCATTGTTTCCGAAAAATATGACCATCTTGCTGCGTTTCAGAATTTTATTATTATGCCACTGACTTTTTTGAGTGGGGTGTTTTACTCTATTCATGCATTACCAGAGGTTTGGCAGCAAGCTTCGCACTTTAATCCATTCTTTTATATGGTAGATGGGTTTAGATACGGATTTTTTGAGCAGTCTGACGTATCGGTTTATTTGAGTTTGGCGGTAACGAGCTTCTTTGTTATTTTGGTTTCTGCGATAAATCTGATTTTATTGAATAAAGGCGTTAAAATACGCCAATAA
- a CDS encoding ATP-binding cassette domain-containing protein, translating to MQNQTLIEIKNLSFMRGERKIFDDISLSIPRGKVTAIMGPSGSGKTTLLKLIAGQLQPDIGEIFVEGENVHKLPRKKLYQLRRKMGMLFQSGALLTDLNVFDNVAFPLREHTKLPESVIYPLVLMKLQAVGLRGAKDLMPAELSGGMSRRVALARGIALDPEMIFYDEPFVGQDPITMGVLVELIRKLNDSLNLTSVVVSHDVNEVLSIADYVCVMSEGKIIAQGTKEELLNEKTGYVNQFIHGLPDGPVPFHYSKDSYLDDMTPFKTNNQSV from the coding sequence ATGCAAAATCAGACATTAATAGAAATTAAAAATTTATCCTTTATGCGTGGTGAACGAAAAATCTTTGATGATATTTCGTTGAGTATTCCAAGAGGCAAAGTGACTGCAATTATGGGGCCTAGTGGTTCTGGGAAAACAACTCTTCTTAAATTAATTGCAGGTCAGCTTCAGCCAGATATTGGTGAGATTTTTGTTGAAGGTGAAAATGTTCATAAACTACCTCGTAAAAAACTTTATCAGCTAAGAAGAAAGATGGGTATGCTTTTTCAAAGTGGTGCTCTGTTAACGGATTTAAATGTTTTTGATAATGTGGCTTTCCCATTAAGAGAGCATACTAAATTACCCGAGTCGGTAATCTATCCGCTGGTATTAATGAAATTGCAGGCGGTTGGTTTGCGCGGTGCTAAAGACTTAATGCCAGCCGAACTCTCTGGTGGTATGTCGCGAAGAGTCGCCTTAGCACGTGGTATTGCACTCGATCCTGAGATGATTTTTTATGATGAGCCTTTTGTTGGGCAAGACCCTATTACAATGGGTGTATTGGTTGAGTTAATTCGTAAGTTAAATGACAGTCTTAATTTAACCAGTGTTGTAGTTTCCCATGATGTGAATGAGGTGTTGTCGATTGCCGATTATGTGTGTGTCATGTCAGAAGGTAAGATTATTGCTCAGGGCACCAAAGAAGAGTTACTTAATGAAAAAACAGGCTATGTTAACCAGTTTATTCATGGGTTGCCTGATGGTCCAGTGCCATTTCACTATTCAAAAGATTCGTATCTGGATGATATGACACCTTTTAAAACCAATAATCAAAGTGTGTAA
- the mlaD gene encoding outer membrane lipid asymmetry maintenance protein MlaD codes for MKRQAKIEIWVGAFVLMSILALVMIALQVSNFSSWKEKPSYQISALFDNIGGLKVRAPVKMSGVVIGRVTEIMVDPVSFKAKVIMKMDNTYNELPMDSSASILTSGLLGDQYVGIEIGGEEESLKDGSQIDLTQSALVLEDLIGQFLVKFSESGDN; via the coding sequence ATGAAGCGACAAGCAAAAATTGAAATTTGGGTGGGCGCATTTGTCTTAATGAGCATACTCGCCTTGGTGATGATTGCTTTGCAAGTAAGTAACTTCAGTAGTTGGAAAGAGAAGCCAAGTTATCAAATCAGTGCACTGTTTGACAATATTGGTGGTTTAAAAGTACGAGCGCCAGTAAAAATGAGTGGTGTTGTGATTGGACGAGTGACTGAAATTATGGTCGATCCTGTCTCATTTAAAGCCAAGGTGATTATGAAAATGGATAACACCTATAATGAGTTACCAATGGACTCTTCTGCTTCAATCTTAACTTCAGGTCTACTGGGTGACCAGTATGTGGGGATAGAAATTGGGGGTGAAGAGGAATCTCTAAAGGACGGTAGTCAAATTGATTTAACCCAATCAGCTCTTGTACTAGAGGATTTAATTGGTCAGTTTTTAGTGAAATTTAGTGAAAGTGGAGATAATTAA
- the hisG gene encoding ATP phosphoribosyltransferase: MNNQLTIALSKGRIYKDTLPLLEAAGIEPLEDPSKSRKLILPTNQPNVRLLIVRATDAPTYVAHGAADIGVAGKDVLMEAPSDNLYELLDLQIAKCKLMVAGPEIEKPHGHRLKIATKYLKSAQAYYAEKGEQVDLIKLYGSMEIAPLIDLADRIVDLVDTGNTLKANGLVPMEHIADISSRLIVNQHAYKTKFDQINTIIQQFKTVIEKENA, from the coding sequence ATGAATAACCAGTTAACCATTGCGCTATCTAAAGGGCGTATTTATAAAGATACTTTACCGCTACTTGAAGCGGCAGGTATTGAACCTTTAGAAGATCCAAGTAAAAGCCGTAAATTAATCTTACCTACCAACCAGCCAAACGTACGTTTGTTGATTGTTCGTGCAACCGATGCGCCAACTTATGTGGCTCATGGTGCAGCAGATATTGGTGTGGCGGGTAAAGATGTATTAATGGAAGCGCCGAGCGATAACCTGTATGAGCTTTTAGATTTACAGATTGCTAAGTGTAAATTGATGGTGGCAGGCCCTGAAATTGAAAAGCCACATGGGCATCGTCTTAAAATCGCAACTAAATATCTAAAATCGGCTCAAGCGTATTATGCTGAAAAAGGTGAACAGGTTGATTTAATCAAACTGTATGGCTCAATGGAAATTGCACCATTAATCGACCTAGCTGATCGCATTGTGGACCTGGTTGATACAGGTAATACTTTAAAAGCCAATGGTTTAGTGCCGATGGAACATATTGCTGATATTAGTTCACGTTTGATTGTGAATCAGCACGCTTATAAAACGAAGTTTGATCAAATCAATACTATTATTCAACAGTTTAAAACAGTGATAGAGAAAGAAAATGCTTAA
- the murA gene encoding UDP-N-acetylglucosamine 1-carboxyvinyltransferase codes for MDKLVINNQGQISGSVEISGAKNAALPILMGCLLAETPVKLSNVPHLMDVTTTIQLLASMGVEIMFDEELNIEIDASNVTSKEAPYELVTTMRASILVLGPLLSRFGEAKVSLPGGCAIGSRPVNIHISGMEKMGAEIQVEQGYIIAKSNGRLHGADITMEPVTVTGTENLLMAAVLADGVTTLRNAAREPEVTDLAAFLVKMGAKISGIGTDTLVVEGVERLTGVNYEVIPDRIEAGTYLAAAAVTQSKVTVTKVNPSHLGAVLEKFTEAGAEVTTTANTITLDMRDRKLKPVNIVTDPYPLFPTDMQAQFLVMNALAEGESTIEETIFENRFMHVSELARMGADIRVEGNTAHIKGVEKLRGAPVMATDLRASASLILAGLVAEGETVVNRVYHIDRGYELIEEKFHKVGAHIYRLSN; via the coding sequence ATGGATAAACTTGTAATTAATAATCAGGGTCAGATTTCTGGCAGTGTTGAAATTTCTGGCGCAAAAAATGCGGCTCTTCCAATATTAATGGGTTGTTTATTAGCTGAAACCCCTGTGAAATTATCCAATGTTCCTCATCTAATGGATGTGACGACAACCATTCAGTTGTTGGCTTCAATGGGGGTTGAAATTATGTTTGATGAAGAGTTAAACATTGAAATTGATGCCTCAAATGTTACAAGTAAAGAAGCCCCGTATGAATTAGTTACAACGATGCGTGCCTCTATCTTGGTTCTTGGTCCTCTGTTGTCACGTTTTGGTGAAGCAAAAGTTTCTTTACCTGGTGGTTGCGCAATTGGTTCTCGTCCTGTCAATATTCACATTAGTGGTATGGAAAAAATGGGCGCAGAAATCCAAGTTGAGCAAGGTTATATTATTGCTAAATCAAATGGACGTTTACATGGTGCGGATATTACCATGGAACCTGTGACGGTAACGGGAACTGAAAACCTGTTAATGGCGGCGGTATTAGCGGATGGTGTGACCACTCTGCGTAATGCGGCGCGTGAACCAGAGGTAACGGATTTAGCTGCGTTTTTGGTTAAGATGGGTGCAAAAATCAGTGGTATTGGTACTGATACACTTGTTGTTGAAGGGGTTGAGCGTTTGACGGGAGTGAACTATGAAGTGATTCCTGATCGTATCGAAGCAGGAACCTATCTAGCTGCTGCTGCGGTTACGCAAAGTAAAGTGACGGTAACTAAAGTCAACCCAAGCCATTTAGGTGCGGTATTAGAGAAGTTTACAGAAGCGGGTGCGGAGGTGACGACTACCGCAAATACAATTACATTGGATATGCGTGATAGAAAGCTTAAACCTGTTAATATCGTAACGGATCCCTATCCTCTGTTTCCAACCGATATGCAAGCACAGTTCTTGGTAATGAACGCGCTTGCAGAGGGCGAATCTACGATTGAAGAAACCATTTTCGAAAACCGTTTTATGCACGTTTCTGAATTGGCTCGAATGGGAGCGGATATTCGTGTTGAGGGTAATACGGCACACATTAAAGGTGTTGAGAAATTACGTGGTGCGCCTGTTATGGCAACCGATTTACGTGCTTCAGCCAGCTTAATTTTGGCAGGCCTGGTTGCTGAGGGAGAAACCGTTGTCAATCGTGTGTATCATATTGACCGTGGTTATGAGTTGATTGAAGAAAAGTTCCATAAAGTGGGCGCACATATTTACCGTTTATCGAATTAA
- a CDS encoding BolA family protein, translated as MSPEQIKEMIEAEIPGAVVDLSGADCTSSITVTSAAFEGKSPIQRHRMVNDIFKAQFASGELHALSIKAQTP; from the coding sequence ATGTCTCCAGAACAAATTAAAGAGATGATTGAAGCAGAAATTCCAGGTGCAGTGGTTGACCTAAGTGGAGCAGATTGCACTTCTTCAATTACCGTAACCAGTGCAGCGTTTGAGGGCAAAAGCCCAATTCAACGTCATCGTATGGTAAATGATATTTTTAAAGCGCAATTTGCCAGTGGTGAGCTGCATGCGCTATCTATCAAAGCGCAAACACCTTAA